One segment of Coffea arabica cultivar ET-39 chromosome 7c, Coffea Arabica ET-39 HiFi, whole genome shotgun sequence DNA contains the following:
- the LOC113699163 gene encoding uncharacterized protein, translated as MGVVEESDVWEPNKALYLFTLISCFASIYFCPHYSGRAAPTTVFDHAQSSSAFFRFQRSFLLLFSLSSVMEGLGTVFGEFEWEHYYGGVSKEQMLLYVCAGCAASLFIGTFLGVLSDLMGPRNVCLLFYTLHLLVSIFKSFLTHASLCFTSFCLSLASSIFSFSFEAWMVFEHDKLGQRQDTLNDLFWLMTFIESASFICSQFLGNWLIGGNRDKSILSPYNAAVVLAIICILHVARGFKENPRTASCSDYWISFQTHIFSDKRVWLLSWSQVCVHLSIAVFWVLWAPTIVADGREVQLGLIYPCLMGARMLGSTAVPWLYNGTISLRIEECLIYVLPVMGLLLSVVAYDYQDVGVLLVLFFLFHACVGVVLPSLARLRSMYVPNELRGGMITLSQAPVNMVFLSFLVQRGYYRTVANSTIIAFAALGLFSSAGCMYMLKRPAKQPYQNWHKL; from the exons atgggAGTGGTGGAGGAGAGCGATGTTTGGGAACCCAATAAAGCGCTCTACCTATTCACGCTAATATCATGCTTCGCTTCCATCTATTTCTGCCCTCATTACTCTGGCAGAGCGGCACCCACTACAGTCTTCGATCACGCCCAATCCTCATCAGCTTTCTTCCGTTTCCAAAGAAGTTTCCTTCTCCTATTTTCACTCTCCTCCG TGATGGAGGGCTTGGGGACGGTGTTCGGGGAGTTCGAATGGGAACACTATTACGGAGGAGTTAGTAAGGAGCAAATGCTGCTGTATGTGTGCGCGGGATGCGCTGCCTCACTCTTTATCGGTACTTTCTTAGGCGTGCTTTCTGATTTGAT GGGTCCAAGGAACGTTTGCTTGCTATTTTACACCCTGCATCTCCTTGTTTCTATATTCAAAAGCTTCCTCACACATGCAAGCTTATGTTTCACAAGCTTCTGTCTTTCTCTTGCCTCTTCTATATTTTCCTTCAGTTTTGAGGCATGGATGGTCTTCGAGCATGATAAG CTGGGCCAGAGGCAAGATACGTTAAACGACTTGTTTTGGTTAATGACTTTTATTGAATCTGCATCATTCATCTGCAGCCAGTTCCTTGGGAATTGGTTGATTGGAGGCAACAGGGATAAATCCATACTTTCTCCTTACAATGCAGCTGTGGTTCTAGCAATTATATGTATCCTTCATGTTGCTCGGGGATTCAAGGAAAATCCACGAACAGCCAGTTGTAGTGACTATTGGATTTCGTTCCAGACACATATCTTTTCAG ATAAAAGGGTATGGTTGCTATCATGGTCACAAGTTTGCGTACACCTCTCTATTGCAGTTTTCTGGGTTCTCTGGGCTCCAACAATTGTG GCTGATGGCAGAGAGGTACAATTAGGATTAATATATCCTTGTTTGATGGGGGCAAGAATGCTAGGAAGCACTGCAGTTCCCTGGTTGTATAATGGAACGATATCACTTAGGATAGAGGAATGTTTAATATACGTGCTTCCTGTGATGGGCCTCCTTTTATCTGTTGTAGCTTATGATTATCAG GACGTTGGTGTTCTCCTAGTACTGTTCTTCTTATTTCATGCTTGCGTTGGTGTTGTTTTGCCTTCACTTGCCAGATTGAGAAGCAT GTATGTACCAAATGAACTTCGTGGAGGAATGATAACTCTATCTCAAGCTCCTGTTAACATGGTGTTCTTGTCATTTTTGGTGCAA AGAGGTTATTATCGCACTGTTGCAAATTCAACGATTATTGCATTTGCTGCTCTTGGTCTATTCTCATCTGCTGGCTGCATGTATATGTTAAAGCGGCCAGCGAAGCAACCCTACCAAAATTGGCACAAGTTGTGA
- the LOC113698938 gene encoding protein CONSERVED IN THE GREEN LINEAGE AND DIATOMS 27, chloroplastic-like isoform X4 — MLRLSICFSPVPSLRQHKVGSSCRSWIIHYNRHQILSGRTIIRALKDETNGGKNGLPGQSWDPGLEIEVPYEQRPVNEYSSLKDSTLYSWAELGPGSFFLRLGGLWLVTFTVLGVPIAAASFNPAKGWSYVGDRLLSAVIPYEETGWYDGQMWVKPPEVKPVIQLLKQTLVGTGVLLVAAVFLFIFATPVEDFIQNTLSAKENSTEVSVSKIDTKYNIRKEELFRLPVEVIDDDDLAAAAAEAADGRPVYCRDRYYRALAGGQYCKWEDLLK; from the exons ATGCTCAGATTAAGCATTTGTTTTTCTCCCGTTCCGAGTCTGCGACAACACAAGGTTGGCAGCAGCTGCAGGTCATGGATAATCCACTATAACAGACACCAAATTCTGTCGGGAAGGACAATCATCAGAGCCCTTAAAGATGAGACAAATGGTGGCAAAAATGGATTACCTGGTCAAAGTTGGGACCCCGGGCTGGAAATTGAGGTGCCCTATGAACAAAGGCCG GTGAATGAATACTCATCACTGAAAGATTCTACTTTATATTCATGGGCCGAATTGGGTCCAGGGTCCTTCTTCCTACGTCTTGGAGGTCTCTGGTTAGTCACTTTTACAGTTCTAGGAGTGCCAATTGCAGCTGCAAGCTTCAATCCAGCAAAG GGATGGAGTTATGTAGGCGACAGACTTCTATCAGCGGTCATACCTTATGAAGAAACCGGATGGTATGATGGACAAATGTGGGTAAAACCACCAGAG GTCAAACCAGTGATCCAGTTGCTGAAACAGACACTAGTTGGGACAGGGGTGTTACTTGTTGCAGCagtatttttatttatatttgcaACACCGGTAGAAGATTTTATCCAGAACACACTTTCAGCAAAGGAGAACTCAACTGAAGTTTCAGTTTCAAAGATCGACACAAAGTACAATATAAG GAAAGAGGAATTATTTCGGTTGCCGGTAGAAGTCATAGATGATGATGATCTAGCAGCAGCTGCTGCAGAAGCTGCTGATGGAAGACCAGTCTACTGCAGAGATAGGTATTATCGTGCATTAGCAGGTGGGCAATACTGCAAATGGGAAGACCTACTCAAATAA
- the LOC113698938 gene encoding protein CONSERVED IN THE GREEN LINEAGE AND DIATOMS 27, chloroplastic-like isoform X1 produces the protein MLRLSICFSPVPSLRQHKVGSSCRSWIIHYNRHQILSGRTIIRALKDETNGGKNGLPGQSWDPGLEIEVPYEQRPVNEYSSLKDSTLYSWAELGPGSFFLRLGGLWLVTFTVLGVPIAAASFNPAKDPLRFVLAASTGTLFLVSLIVLRIYLGWSYVGDRLLSAVIPYEETGWYDGQMWVKPPEILARDRLLGSYKVKPVIQLLKQTLVGTGVLLVAAVFLFIFATPVEDFIQNTLSAKENSTEVSVSKIDTKYNIRKEELFRLPVEVIDDDDLAAAAAEAADGRPVYCRDRYYRALAGGQYCKWEDLLK, from the exons ATGCTCAGATTAAGCATTTGTTTTTCTCCCGTTCCGAGTCTGCGACAACACAAGGTTGGCAGCAGCTGCAGGTCATGGATAATCCACTATAACAGACACCAAATTCTGTCGGGAAGGACAATCATCAGAGCCCTTAAAGATGAGACAAATGGTGGCAAAAATGGATTACCTGGTCAAAGTTGGGACCCCGGGCTGGAAATTGAGGTGCCCTATGAACAAAGGCCG GTGAATGAATACTCATCACTGAAAGATTCTACTTTATATTCATGGGCCGAATTGGGTCCAGGGTCCTTCTTCCTACGTCTTGGAGGTCTCTGGTTAGTCACTTTTACAGTTCTAGGAGTGCCAATTGCAGCTGCAAGCTTCAATCCAGCAAAG GACCCTTTACGCTTTGTCTTGGCGGCTAGTACAGGAACTCTCTTTCTTGTTTCACTAATTGTCCTCAGAATTTATCTG GGATGGAGTTATGTAGGCGACAGACTTCTATCAGCGGTCATACCTTATGAAGAAACCGGATGGTATGATGGACAAATGTGGGTAAAACCACCAGAG ATTCTGGCTCGTGATAGACTGCTCGGCTCTTACAAG GTCAAACCAGTGATCCAGTTGCTGAAACAGACACTAGTTGGGACAGGGGTGTTACTTGTTGCAGCagtatttttatttatatttgcaACACCGGTAGAAGATTTTATCCAGAACACACTTTCAGCAAAGGAGAACTCAACTGAAGTTTCAGTTTCAAAGATCGACACAAAGTACAATATAAG GAAAGAGGAATTATTTCGGTTGCCGGTAGAAGTCATAGATGATGATGATCTAGCAGCAGCTGCTGCAGAAGCTGCTGATGGAAGACCAGTCTACTGCAGAGATAGGTATTATCGTGCATTAGCAGGTGGGCAATACTGCAAATGGGAAGACCTACTCAAATAA
- the LOC113698939 gene encoding uncharacterized protein isoform X4 — translation MVAGFFQDLAFSASLTVVVYFILSKLRSSSAEDVTNATCNSRNDVLIDKAGFLEHVGKKYPGVFDIGQERNLGNSGFQAVMSGEVHSVDGEGNELKQEEKDNNTNDEALGGVVENVLVQEAREEKDSVGVGGGEDIKEKEEVDECSESRPMPQGTEEELQSLVEDAYVALSLREEFEVREGKDEEICEVLEDKHSQETERDAAQSTERSEGNESNNRVGMEESEEGLFDDWEGIERSELEKHFDAAVAFVGSKGNADRIDGNTRMQLYGLHRVAMEGPCHGPQPTALKVSARAK, via the exons ATGGTGGCTGGGTTTTTTCAGGACTTGGCTTTTTCTGCATCCCTCACAGTGGTTGTTTATTTTATTCTGTCTAAGCTTCGTTCGAGTTCTGCTGAAGATGTCACCAATGCTACGTGCAATTCAAGAAACGATGTTTTAATTGATAAAGCTGGGTTTTTGGAGCATGTTGGCAAAAAATATCCTGGGGTTTTTGATATTGGACAAGAAAGAAATCTTGGGAATTCTGGGTTTCAAGCAGTGATGTCGGGAGAAGTTCACAGTGTTGATGGTGAAGGGAACGAGCTGAAACAAGAAGAGAAAGATAATAACACCAAcgatgaagctcttggtggagttgtcgAAAACGTACTAGTACAAGAGGCGAGGGAAGAAAAAGATAGTGTCGGGGTCGGTGGCGGTGAGGATattaaagaaaaggaagaagttGATGAATGTTCTGAATCGAGGCCAATGCCCCAGGGAACTGAAGAAGAACTACAAAGCCTAGTTGAAGACGCTTATGTGGCATTGAGTTTAAGGGAAGAATTTGAAGTGAGGGAGGGCAAGGATGAGGAAATTTGTGAGGTTTTGGAGGATAAACATAGTCAAGAAACAGAGAGGGATGCAGCACAGAGCACTGAGAGGAGTGAGGGCAATGAATCTAATAATCGGGTGGGGATGGAAGAATCAGAAGAGGGGCTGTTTGATGATTGGGAAGGGATAGAGAGAAGTGAGCTGGAGAAGCATTTTGATGCAGCAGTGGCTTTTGTTGGTTCCAAGGGCAATGCTGATCGTATTGATGGCAACACAAGGATGCAGCTTTACGGGCTTCACAGGGTTGCCATGGAAGGACCTTGCCACGGGCCACAGCCAACGGCATTGAAGGTTTCAGCTCGTGCTAAGTG A
- the LOC113700431 gene encoding casein kinase II subunit alpha-2 codes for MNHVLNHSKSLNLLRVLLVSAVLVVSRAPLAHPPCLRCPFPANSTAQAILSAADALNKIDIDFFESSRVCSSAIMSKSRVYADINVLRPREYWDYESLTVQWGDQDDYEVVRKVGRGKYSEVFEGINVNSNERCVIKILKPVKKKKIKREIKILQNLCGGPNIVKLLDIVRDQHSKTPSLIFEYVNSTDFKVLYPTLTDYDIRYYIYELLKALDYCHSQGIMHRDVKPHNVMIDHELRKLRLIDWGLAEFYHPGKEYNVRVASRYFKGPELLVDLQDYDYSLDMWSLGCMFAGMIFRKEPFFYGHDNQDQLVKIAKVLGTDELNAYLHKYHLELDPQLETLVGRHSRKPWSKFINADNQHLVSPEAIDFLDKLLRYDHQDRLTAREAMAHPYFLQVRAAESSRLRPQ; via the exons ATGAACCATGTGCTCAACCACTCCAAATCCCTAAACCTTCTTCGCGTCTTGCTAGTGTCCGCCGTGCTCGTGGTCTCCCGTGCACCCCTTGCACACCCTCCTTGTCTGCGCTGCCCCTTTCCCGCCAACTCCACAGCTCAAGCCATCTTATCAGCCGCCGACGCCCTTAATAAGATTGATATCGACTTCTTTGAATCGTCAAGGGTCTGCAGCTCAGCTATTATGTCCAAATCCCGAGTCTACGCCGACATTAATGTTCTTCGCCCTAGAGAATACTGGGATTACGAGTCTCTCACTGTTCAGTGGGG TGATCAAGATGACTATGAAGTTGTTCGGAAAGTTGGGAGGGGAAAATACAGTGAAGTTTTTGAGGGGATAAACGTCAACAGCAATGAGCGGTGCGTAATTAAGATCCTGAAGCCtgtgaagaagaaaaag ATAAAGAGAGAGATCAAGATTCTGCAGAATCTTTGTGGGGGACCAAATATTGTCAAGCTACTGGATATCGTTAGAGATCAGCACTCAAAaactcctagcttgatttttgagTATGTCAACAGTACAGATTTTAAGGTTTTGTATCCGACATTGACAGATTATGATATACGATACTACATATATGAGCTGCTAAAG GCATTGGATTACTGTCATTCACAAGGAATAATGCATAGGGATGTGAAGCCTCATAATGTTATGATAGACCATGAGTTGCGCAAACTTCGTTTGATAGACTGGGGCCTCGCGGAGTTTTATCACCCTGGCAAGGAGTATAACGTTCGTGTGGCTTCAAG ATACTTCAAGGGGCCTGAacttcttgttgatttgcaagATTATGACTATTCTCTGGATATGTGGAGCCTTGGTTGCATGTTTGCTGGGATG atTTTTCGCAAGGAACCTTTCTTTTATGGTCATGACAACCAGGATCAACTTGTGAAAATTGCAAAG GTTCTTGGAACAGATGAATTAAATGCATATTTGCATAAATATCATCTAGAACTTGATCCCCAACTTGAAACTCTTGTTGGGAG ACACAGCAGGAAGCCCTGGTCAAAATTTATCAATGCAGATAATCAGCATCTAGTTTCACCTGAG GCTATTGATTTTCTTGACAAGCTTCTTCGCTACGATCATCAAGACAGGCTTACAGCAAGAGAAGCAATG GCCCATCCATATTTCTTGCAAGTAAGGGCTGCAGAAAGTAGCAGGCTGCGACCACAGTAG
- the LOC113698939 gene encoding uncharacterized protein isoform X2, producing MVAGFFQDLAFSASLTVVVYFILSKLRSSSAEDVTNATCNSRNDVLIDKAGFLEHVGKKYPGVFDIGQERNLGNSGFQAVMSGEVHSVDGEGNELKQEEKDNNTNDEALGGVVENVLVQEAREEKDSVGVGGGEDIKEKEEVDECSESRPMPQGTEEELQSLVEDAYVALSLREEFEVREGKDEEICEVLEDKHSQETERDAAQSTERSEGNESNNRVGMEESEEGLFDDWEGIERSELEKHFDAAVAFVGSKGNADRIDGNTRMQLYGLHRVAMEGPCHGPQPTALKVSARAKWTKS from the exons ATGGTGGCTGGGTTTTTTCAGGACTTGGCTTTTTCTGCATCCCTCACAGTGGTTGTTTATTTTATTCTGTCTAAGCTTCGTTCGAGTTCTGCTGAAGATGTCACCAATGCTACGTGCAATTCAAGAAACGATGTTTTAATTGATAAAGCTGGGTTTTTGGAGCATGTTGGCAAAAAATATCCTGGGGTTTTTGATATTGGACAAGAAAGAAATCTTGGGAATTCTGGGTTTCAAGCAGTGATGTCGGGAGAAGTTCACAGTGTTGATGGTGAAGGGAACGAGCTGAAACAAGAAGAGAAAGATAATAACACCAAcgatgaagctcttggtggagttgtcgAAAACGTACTAGTACAAGAGGCGAGGGAAGAAAAAGATAGTGTCGGGGTCGGTGGCGGTGAGGATattaaagaaaaggaagaagttGATGAATGTTCTGAATCGAGGCCAATGCCCCAGGGAACTGAAGAAGAACTACAAAGCCTAGTTGAAGACGCTTATGTGGCATTGAGTTTAAGGGAAGAATTTGAAGTGAGGGAGGGCAAGGATGAGGAAATTTGTGAGGTTTTGGAGGATAAACATAGTCAAGAAACAGAGAGGGATGCAGCACAGAGCACTGAGAGGAGTGAGGGCAATGAATCTAATAATCGGGTGGGGATGGAAGAATCAGAAGAGGGGCTGTTTGATGATTGGGAAGGGATAGAGAGAAGTGAGCTGGAGAAGCATTTTGATGCAGCAGTGGCTTTTGTTGGTTCCAAGGGCAATGCTGATCGTATTGATGGCAACACAAGGATGCAGCTTTACGGGCTTCACAGGGTTGCCATGGAAGGACCTTGCCACGGGCCACAGCCAACGGCATTGAAGGTTTCAGCTCGTGCTAAGTG GACAAAATCATAA
- the LOC113698938 gene encoding protein CONSERVED IN THE GREEN LINEAGE AND DIATOMS 27, chloroplastic-like isoform X2, whose protein sequence is MLRLSICFSPVPSLRQHKVGSSCRSWIIHYNRHQILSGRTIIRALKDETNGGKNGLPGQSWDPGLEIEVPYEQRPVNEYSSLKDSTLYSWAELGPGSFFLRLGGLWLVTFTVLGVPIAAASFNPAKDPLRFVLAASTGTLFLVSLIVLRIYLGWSYVGDRLLSAVIPYEETGWYDGQMWVKPPEVKPVIQLLKQTLVGTGVLLVAAVFLFIFATPVEDFIQNTLSAKENSTEVSVSKIDTKYNIRKEELFRLPVEVIDDDDLAAAAAEAADGRPVYCRDRYYRALAGGQYCKWEDLLK, encoded by the exons ATGCTCAGATTAAGCATTTGTTTTTCTCCCGTTCCGAGTCTGCGACAACACAAGGTTGGCAGCAGCTGCAGGTCATGGATAATCCACTATAACAGACACCAAATTCTGTCGGGAAGGACAATCATCAGAGCCCTTAAAGATGAGACAAATGGTGGCAAAAATGGATTACCTGGTCAAAGTTGGGACCCCGGGCTGGAAATTGAGGTGCCCTATGAACAAAGGCCG GTGAATGAATACTCATCACTGAAAGATTCTACTTTATATTCATGGGCCGAATTGGGTCCAGGGTCCTTCTTCCTACGTCTTGGAGGTCTCTGGTTAGTCACTTTTACAGTTCTAGGAGTGCCAATTGCAGCTGCAAGCTTCAATCCAGCAAAG GACCCTTTACGCTTTGTCTTGGCGGCTAGTACAGGAACTCTCTTTCTTGTTTCACTAATTGTCCTCAGAATTTATCTG GGATGGAGTTATGTAGGCGACAGACTTCTATCAGCGGTCATACCTTATGAAGAAACCGGATGGTATGATGGACAAATGTGGGTAAAACCACCAGAG GTCAAACCAGTGATCCAGTTGCTGAAACAGACACTAGTTGGGACAGGGGTGTTACTTGTTGCAGCagtatttttatttatatttgcaACACCGGTAGAAGATTTTATCCAGAACACACTTTCAGCAAAGGAGAACTCAACTGAAGTTTCAGTTTCAAAGATCGACACAAAGTACAATATAAG GAAAGAGGAATTATTTCGGTTGCCGGTAGAAGTCATAGATGATGATGATCTAGCAGCAGCTGCTGCAGAAGCTGCTGATGGAAGACCAGTCTACTGCAGAGATAGGTATTATCGTGCATTAGCAGGTGGGCAATACTGCAAATGGGAAGACCTACTCAAATAA
- the LOC113699164 gene encoding probable prolyl 4-hydroxylase 9, with amino-acid sequence MKNSRGGKTVGSSGGGTWRSLGLPLVFLLCLFFFLAGFFGSTLFSQPDEWSAQSRLRPRVLEAMGDQLEEENRGFDPLPHGHSGEGSVTSIPFQVLSWNPRALYFPNFATAEQCQTIVTRAKAGLQPSTLALRDGETEESTKGIRTSSGMFLSASEDKTGTLALIEEKIAKVTMIPRSHGEAFNVLRYGIGQRYHSHYDAFNPAEYGPQKSQRVASFLLYLSDVEEGGETMFPFENGVNMDASYDYRNCIGLKVKPHRGDGLLFYSLFPNGTIDPASLHGSCPVIRGEKWVATKWIRDQEQDD; translated from the exons ATGAAGAACAGTAGGGGAGGTAAAACTGTAGGGAGCAGCGGCGGAGGAACTTGGCGGAGCCTAGGGCTACCTTTAGTCTTCCTCTTGTGcctttttttcttccttgcCGGCTTCTTCGGTTCTACTCTTTTCTCTCAACCG GATGAGTGGAGTGCACAGTCTCGGCTTAGGCCAAGGGTGCTGGAGGCGATGGGTGACCAATTGGAGGAGGAAAACAGAGGCTTCGATCCATTGCCCCATGGCCACTCTGGCGAGGGCTCtgtaacttccattccctttcAG GTGTTAAGCTGGAATCCACGAGCATTGTACTTCCCCAACTTTGCAACTGCAGAACAATGTCAAACTATAGTTACTAGGGCAAAGGCTGGTCTCCAGCCATCTACCTTAGCTCTTCGTGATGGAGAAACTGAAGAAAGTACCAAGGGAATCAGGACAAG TTCTGGAATGTTTTTAAGTGCATCTGAAGACAAAACAGGGACTTTGGCCCTCATTGAGGAAAAAATCGCTAAGGTGACAATGATCCCAAGGAGTCATGGAGAG GCATTTAATGTCTTGCGGTACGGGATAGGTCAAAGATACCATTCTCATTATGATGCATTCAATCCTGCTGAATATGGTCCACAGAAGAGCCAAAGG GTTGCTTCTTTTTTGCTGTATTTATCTGATGTTGAGGAAGGTGGGGAAACCATGTTCCCTTTTGAG AATGGGGTGAACATGGATGCTAGTTATGATTATCGTAACTGCATAGGTTTGAAAGTGAAACCACACCGAGGGGATGGACTGCTGTTTTACTCACTTTTCCCAAATGGTACAATTGATCCT GCCTCACTTCATGGGAGCTGTCCCGTAATTCGAGGGGAAAAGTGGGTGGCCACAAAATGGATCAGGGATCAAGAACAGGATGATTAG
- the LOC113698938 gene encoding protein CONSERVED IN THE GREEN LINEAGE AND DIATOMS 27, chloroplastic-like isoform X3: protein MLRLSICFSPVPSLRQHKVGSSCRSWIIHYNRHQILSGRTIIRALKDETNGGKNGLPGQSWDPGLEIEVPYEQRPVNEYSSLKDSTLYSWAELGPGSFFLRLGGLWLVTFTVLGVPIAAASFNPAKGWSYVGDRLLSAVIPYEETGWYDGQMWVKPPEILARDRLLGSYKVKPVIQLLKQTLVGTGVLLVAAVFLFIFATPVEDFIQNTLSAKENSTEVSVSKIDTKYNIRKEELFRLPVEVIDDDDLAAAAAEAADGRPVYCRDRYYRALAGGQYCKWEDLLK from the exons ATGCTCAGATTAAGCATTTGTTTTTCTCCCGTTCCGAGTCTGCGACAACACAAGGTTGGCAGCAGCTGCAGGTCATGGATAATCCACTATAACAGACACCAAATTCTGTCGGGAAGGACAATCATCAGAGCCCTTAAAGATGAGACAAATGGTGGCAAAAATGGATTACCTGGTCAAAGTTGGGACCCCGGGCTGGAAATTGAGGTGCCCTATGAACAAAGGCCG GTGAATGAATACTCATCACTGAAAGATTCTACTTTATATTCATGGGCCGAATTGGGTCCAGGGTCCTTCTTCCTACGTCTTGGAGGTCTCTGGTTAGTCACTTTTACAGTTCTAGGAGTGCCAATTGCAGCTGCAAGCTTCAATCCAGCAAAG GGATGGAGTTATGTAGGCGACAGACTTCTATCAGCGGTCATACCTTATGAAGAAACCGGATGGTATGATGGACAAATGTGGGTAAAACCACCAGAG ATTCTGGCTCGTGATAGACTGCTCGGCTCTTACAAG GTCAAACCAGTGATCCAGTTGCTGAAACAGACACTAGTTGGGACAGGGGTGTTACTTGTTGCAGCagtatttttatttatatttgcaACACCGGTAGAAGATTTTATCCAGAACACACTTTCAGCAAAGGAGAACTCAACTGAAGTTTCAGTTTCAAAGATCGACACAAAGTACAATATAAG GAAAGAGGAATTATTTCGGTTGCCGGTAGAAGTCATAGATGATGATGATCTAGCAGCAGCTGCTGCAGAAGCTGCTGATGGAAGACCAGTCTACTGCAGAGATAGGTATTATCGTGCATTAGCAGGTGGGCAATACTGCAAATGGGAAGACCTACTCAAATAA
- the LOC113698939 gene encoding uncharacterized protein isoform X1 produces the protein MVAGFFQDLAFSASLTVVVYFILSKLRSSSAEDVTNATCNSRNDVLIDKAGFLEHVGKKYPGVFDIGQERNLGNSGFQAVMSGEVHSVDGEGNELKQEEKDNNTNDEALGGVVENVLVQEAREEKDSVGVGGGEDIKEKEEVDECSESRPMPQGTEEELQSLVEDAYVALSLREEFEVREGKDEEICEVLEDKHSQETERDAAQSTERSEGNESNNRVGMEESEEGLFDDWEGIERSELEKHFDAAVAFVGSKGNADRIDGNTRMQLYGLHRVAMEGPCHGPQPTALKVSARAKWNAWQKLGDMSSERAMERYMALLSASIPEWEDKIIKSERPF, from the exons ATGGTGGCTGGGTTTTTTCAGGACTTGGCTTTTTCTGCATCCCTCACAGTGGTTGTTTATTTTATTCTGTCTAAGCTTCGTTCGAGTTCTGCTGAAGATGTCACCAATGCTACGTGCAATTCAAGAAACGATGTTTTAATTGATAAAGCTGGGTTTTTGGAGCATGTTGGCAAAAAATATCCTGGGGTTTTTGATATTGGACAAGAAAGAAATCTTGGGAATTCTGGGTTTCAAGCAGTGATGTCGGGAGAAGTTCACAGTGTTGATGGTGAAGGGAACGAGCTGAAACAAGAAGAGAAAGATAATAACACCAAcgatgaagctcttggtggagttgtcgAAAACGTACTAGTACAAGAGGCGAGGGAAGAAAAAGATAGTGTCGGGGTCGGTGGCGGTGAGGATattaaagaaaaggaagaagttGATGAATGTTCTGAATCGAGGCCAATGCCCCAGGGAACTGAAGAAGAACTACAAAGCCTAGTTGAAGACGCTTATGTGGCATTGAGTTTAAGGGAAGAATTTGAAGTGAGGGAGGGCAAGGATGAGGAAATTTGTGAGGTTTTGGAGGATAAACATAGTCAAGAAACAGAGAGGGATGCAGCACAGAGCACTGAGAGGAGTGAGGGCAATGAATCTAATAATCGGGTGGGGATGGAAGAATCAGAAGAGGGGCTGTTTGATGATTGGGAAGGGATAGAGAGAAGTGAGCTGGAGAAGCATTTTGATGCAGCAGTGGCTTTTGTTGGTTCCAAGGGCAATGCTGATCGTATTGATGGCAACACAAGGATGCAGCTTTACGGGCTTCACAGGGTTGCCATGGAAGGACCTTGCCACGGGCCACAGCCAACGGCATTGAAGGTTTCAGCTCGTGCTAAGTG GAATGCTTGGCAAAAGCTGGGTGACATGAGCTCAGAAAGGGCAATGGAACGGTATATGGCCCTTCTGTCAGCAAGCATACCTGAATGGGAG GACAAAATCATAAAAAGTGAGAGGCCTTTCTGA
- the LOC113700490 gene encoding uncharacterized protein At2g23090, with product MGGGNGQKSKMAREKNLEKMKGPKGSQLETNKKAMNIQCKVCMQTFMCTTSEVKCREHAEAKHPKADVYACFPHLKK from the exons ATGGGTGGCGGCAacggtcaaaagtccaagatgGCTCGCGAGAAGaacttggaaaaaatgaaaggcCCCAAAG GAAGTCAGCTGGAGACCAACAAAAAAGCGATGAATATCCAg TGCAAGGTGTGTATGCAAACTTTCATGTGTACCACATCGGAGGTGAAGTGTCGGGAGCATGCTGAAGCCAAGCACCCAAAAGCTGATGTTTATGCTTGCTTTCCACATCTCAAAAAATGA